A single Streptomyces sannanensis DNA region contains:
- a CDS encoding SCO7613 C-terminal domain-containing membrane protein, protein MEKVPPPAEELALIDRELTQLDARRALLLTRRAWLLTVLQPPAPVAPAAAFAPPRETSPPSVQNVLLTLGGVLLTIAAVAFTLVSWGRLGIGGRSAVLGVVTVAALAAPVRLLRRGLRSTAESVAGLGLVLMVLDAYALHRVALSGVDGTGYAAVASAVLASLWTAYGLALGRLRLPLPVAVVTAQLPLQLWAVAADAGASVAVWALLATAVADAAVALWARGLPVVRVLSAVGAGTVGGWSLLVAGGLSVTADGPAGAVGPAGVLLVAAGVALFAAMRVPPARAEPRAWGRVSAAAVTCAAVAGLSVVVAVGGVARPVVPAGWAVPVYAACAVVLLAVVRAAGLPRRLMIGLVGAAGAVQGVAVLWALPAVALVLVGPVRWVGEVWSGAPSGGAQEALWGALPWSGSAATPVVLLLAAGVLWAAYRWADASWRPATAGGAVILVWAAGMMLPTALDPGYGVTVAVRVVLTAVLVAVAVRFGAAGPSAAARTGAGDGVLPGAEPGGAGAPAANQEAGAAGVAGAPGRTDAVAAAVGAVAFMGALVGAVSVSLLALAVEAATYGVLGALTAVFVVAAAFGAGPVRRAAASAGVAWAAGLVCAVAAGYGLPTHQVALAVLVVPAVVVVAAARLGRHPAGLPMEITGAVVGLPAVGLASGHAPTLSLVLSLCGVFAAGTAVRADRRPVGYAAVVLFVLAMWVRLAASGVAAPEAYTLPVTVPALAVGVLRCRRDPEASSWTAYGPGLAATLVPSLIAAWGDEHWLRPLLLGLAALVVTLAGARLRLQALLVLGGVVLALDALHELAPYVVQVVGALPRWLPPALAGLLLLGVGATYEQRLRDARRLRDTLGRMR, encoded by the coding sequence ATGGAGAAGGTCCCACCACCCGCCGAGGAATTGGCGCTCATCGACCGCGAGCTGACTCAACTCGATGCGCGCCGGGCTCTGTTGCTGACGCGCCGGGCGTGGCTGCTCACGGTGTTGCAGCCGCCCGCCCCTGTCGCCCCCGCGGCGGCGTTCGCCCCACCGCGTGAGACGTCCCCGCCGAGTGTGCAGAACGTGCTGCTCACTCTGGGCGGGGTGCTGCTGACGATCGCAGCCGTCGCGTTCACGCTGGTCAGCTGGGGTCGTCTGGGCATCGGCGGGCGCTCCGCCGTGCTGGGTGTGGTGACGGTGGCCGCGCTGGCGGCTCCGGTCCGGCTGCTGCGCCGTGGGCTGCGCTCGACGGCGGAGTCGGTGGCGGGTCTCGGCCTGGTGCTGATGGTGCTGGACGCGTATGCGCTGCACCGGGTCGCGCTGTCCGGGGTGGACGGCACGGGCTATGCGGCGGTGGCGTCGGCCGTGCTGGCGTCGCTGTGGACGGCGTACGGGCTGGCGCTGGGGCGTCTGCGGCTGCCGTTGCCTGTCGCGGTGGTGACCGCTCAACTGCCGTTGCAGCTGTGGGCTGTCGCTGCGGACGCCGGTGCGTCCGTGGCCGTCTGGGCGCTGCTGGCGACGGCCGTGGCCGATGCGGCGGTGGCGCTGTGGGCGCGGGGGCTGCCAGTGGTGCGTGTGCTGTCCGCGGTGGGTGCGGGGACCGTCGGCGGGTGGTCGCTGTTGGTGGCCGGCGGGTTGTCGGTGACCGCGGACGGGCCGGCCGGTGCGGTGGGTCCCGCGGGGGTGTTGCTGGTGGCGGCCGGTGTGGCGTTGTTCGCCGCGATGAGGGTCCCCCCTGCTCGAGCGGAGCCGAGAGCTTGGGGGAGGGTGTCTGCCGCCGCGGTGACCTGCGCGGCGGTGGCGGGTCTTTCGGTGGTCGTGGCGGTGGGCGGTGTGGCGCGCCCTGTGGTGCCGGCCGGCTGGGCTGTTCCGGTGTATGCGGCCTGCGCCGTGGTTCTGCTGGCGGTGGTACGGGCTGCCGGGCTGCCACGTCGGCTGATGATCGGTCTTGTCGGTGCGGCAGGGGCGGTTCAGGGTGTGGCGGTGCTGTGGGCGCTGCCGGCGGTGGCGCTGGTGCTGGTGGGCCCGGTCCGCTGGGTGGGCGAGGTGTGGTCGGGTGCCCCGTCCGGCGGCGCACAGGAGGCGCTGTGGGGCGCTCTGCCGTGGTCCGGGAGCGCGGCGACGCCGGTGGTGCTGCTGCTGGCGGCGGGGGTGCTGTGGGCGGCGTACCGCTGGGCGGACGCGTCATGGCGGCCTGCGACAGCCGGCGGCGCCGTGATCCTGGTGTGGGCGGCGGGCATGATGCTGCCGACGGCCCTGGATCCGGGTTACGGGGTGACGGTGGCCGTGCGGGTGGTGCTGACGGCGGTGCTGGTGGCGGTCGCTGTTCGCTTCGGCGCGGCCGGGCCGTCGGCCGCGGCTCGGACCGGTGCGGGCGACGGCGTGCTGCCGGGCGCCGAGCCCGGCGGGGCGGGTGCTCCCGCGGCGAACCAGGAGGCCGGTGCGGCAGGGGTGGCGGGTGCGCCGGGTCGTACGGACGCCGTGGCCGCGGCCGTGGGGGCCGTGGCGTTCATGGGTGCGCTCGTGGGCGCCGTGAGTGTGTCGTTGCTGGCGCTTGCCGTGGAGGCCGCCACCTATGGCGTGCTCGGCGCGCTGACCGCGGTGTTCGTGGTGGCCGCTGCCTTCGGCGCGGGGCCGGTACGGCGGGCGGCGGCGAGTGCGGGTGTGGCCTGGGCGGCCGGGCTGGTCTGCGCGGTCGCGGCGGGGTACGGACTGCCGACTCATCAGGTGGCTCTGGCTGTGCTGGTGGTTCCCGCGGTGGTCGTCGTGGCGGCCGCGCGACTGGGGCGGCATCCGGCCGGGCTGCCGATGGAGATCACCGGGGCGGTCGTCGGTCTGCCCGCCGTCGGGCTCGCCTCGGGGCACGCGCCGACCCTGTCGCTGGTGCTGTCGCTGTGCGGCGTGTTCGCGGCGGGTACAGCGGTGCGCGCCGACCGGCGGCCGGTGGGGTATGCCGCGGTGGTGCTGTTCGTGCTGGCCATGTGGGTGCGCCTGGCCGCGTCCGGGGTCGCCGCGCCGGAGGCGTACACACTGCCGGTCACGGTGCCGGCGCTCGCGGTCGGTGTGCTGCGGTGCCGCCGCGACCCGGAGGCCTCGTCGTGGACGGCGTACGGTCCGGGGCTCGCGGCGACGCTGGTGCCGAGCCTGATCGCCGCATGGGGCGACGAGCACTGGCTGCGGCCGCTGCTGCTGGGGCTGGCGGCGCTGGTGGTCACCTTGGCCGGGGCGCGGCTGCGGCTGCAGGCGCTGCTGGTGCTGGGGGGCGTGGTGCTGGCGCTGGACGCTCTGCACGAACTGGCGCCGTATGTGGTGCAGGTGGTGGGGGCGCTTCCCCGCTGGCTGCCGCCGGCGCTGGCAGGGCTGCTGCTTCTGGGGGTGGGGGCGACGTACGAGCAGCGGCTGCGCGATGCGCGACGGCTGCGGGACACGCTGGGCCGGATGCGTTGA
- a CDS encoding TIGR02611 family protein, with translation MHTGSDERDGAAAAAGAEPGERELGSRAPGFIKASKPLHLSWQVGVFVVGLAVVGAGVIMLPLPGPGWLVIFAGMAIWATEFVWAQLVLRWTKRKVTEAAQRALDPKVRRRNIILTTIGLIIVGVLLGIYLWKFGLVMPWKIDQ, from the coding sequence ATGCATACGGGGAGTGACGAGCGGGACGGGGCCGCCGCCGCGGCCGGTGCGGAGCCCGGTGAACGTGAGCTCGGCTCGCGCGCGCCGGGGTTCATCAAGGCGTCGAAGCCGCTGCACCTCAGCTGGCAGGTCGGCGTCTTCGTCGTCGGCCTCGCCGTCGTGGGCGCAGGCGTGATCATGCTGCCGCTGCCCGGACCGGGCTGGCTGGTGATCTTCGCCGGCATGGCGATCTGGGCGACCGAATTCGTCTGGGCCCAGCTGGTGCTCCGCTGGACCAAACGCAAGGTGACCGAGGCCGCACAGAGGGCCCTCGACCCCAAGGTCCGCCGACGGAACATCATCCTCACGACCATCGGGCTGATCATCGTCGGCGTGCTGCTCGGCATCTACCTCTGGAAGTTCGGACTTGTGATGCCATGGAAGATCGACCAGTGA